DNA sequence from the Coregonus clupeaformis isolate EN_2021a chromosome 30, ASM2061545v1, whole genome shotgun sequence genome:
tccttttgtggcagggctgaaatgcagtggaaatgtttttttggtattaagttcattttcatggcaaagagggattttgcaattaattgcaattcatctgatcactcttcataacattctggagtatatgaaaattgccatcataaaaactgaggcagcagactttgtgaaaattaatatttgtgtcattctcaaaacttttgaccacgactgtacacatggttagcagatattattgcgagatgcttgtgcttctagttccgacagtgcagcaatatctagcaagtaatatctaacagttctacaacaaaaacctaatacacataTCTCAGGTTATCTAGCTAGTTTTTAGATTTTTGGTGGGTTTAAAGAAACATCATCATGAATACCATTTTAAAATTGCATGAAAATTCAAATTTTGAAGTTGCATATGATGGCCGAAGTTTGCTCATCAAGCCCGGAGCTGAATGATGAACTCCGGTCCAAGGTGTTGGACAAATCGAATGCTCGCACTGATATAAAAACACAATCTATCCACCAGGTGGTGATATTGGACACAACCAGCCACATCCTAGGTATTATGTTCAGATGGCTGTCTAGTGTATTCTCTAACACATGCAGGTCCCTCCCATCCTGTTTAGTGTATTCCCTAACACATGCAGGTCTCTCCCAGGAACAGAGGAATTCACAGTATGGAAAGAAACAGTATGTCATGGTGAGTCACAATCTACACCCCTAGAAGCTGCTTGTACAGAAAAAAGCAATTGAATCAAATCACCTTTAAAGGGCAAGAATATCTACCTACCAGGAATAGATGAGATAATGAACTTCAACCATTATTCAACACAGTGCATCAGTTCCAAAAATGTTtggaatgagagggagagagagaaagccatcCCAACTCTTCAGCATCCTGTACCACAACAGAGAATAGAGTAGTACTGTACCTCACAGTGTCAAAAGGAGGGTGAGTTGAGTTCACATGATACCCTGCTCTGGGTAGATGGCCTGTCTGACTATGGTGATCCAGTGTTTATGATTCTCATCAGGTATTTCTGCAGGTAAGACCCATTGCAGTCAGACTGAGGAGAGGGTGGTGGTGAGTAAGGCAACTGTTCCCAGTACATGTTGCTTCCCCATCAGAGAGCATTGTAAAAAGCCAAAATCAATAGGAGAAATTATGGACATCAATGCACCATCTGCTCTCAGTGGATTCTGTTAGCTTCTATTCATGTTTACATGTTGAGTACAGCCTTAGTGTAAATTCCCATTATACTTCATAACAGCTCACTGGCAACTAAACACACAGAATAAAACTACAATCTATTGGAATGACGATGTTCTGCAGTGCAGTACTATCCTGTCTAGTGTTTTGGGGAAGTCTGTTGCCTCTACACTACCGACATTCTAATCACCTTGCTGGTGTTGACCTTCCTGAACTACCACAGTTGTACAGTCATCAGGGGACAGTAcatgtggtcctttgtagctcagttggtagagcatggtgcttgtaacaccagagtagtgggttcgtttcccgggatcgctttgaataaaagcatctgctaaatggcttatattGTGATTATATATTCTGTGACCAGGAACAAGTGGGAATATACCTGTATTCACCTGATCCAAGTCATAATGCATAGCGCTAGACAAACTCCACCTTACTCAAACACAGAGACTGTGTCGGTATGCGTGAGAGCGTGTGCAAGACAAAAGACCACTCAATTACGGTTGGaccgctccaagacctctccatcatggttgacaactccacagtgtccccctcccagagtgcaaagaaccttggcgtgaccctggacgaCACCCTAtagttctctgcaaacatcaaagcagtgactcgctcctgcaggttcatgctctacaacatccgtagagtacgaccctacctaaCACAGGAAGAGGCGCAGGTCCtattccaggcacttgtcatctcccatctggattactgcaactcactgttggctgggctccctgctccCCCCAACCGAGTACTCTGTTCTGCCACCACTGGTCTCTTGGACCTCcgacccctacgggagggcagcacccgctcagctcagcccagtcaaaggcatggcaatggtggaaccagcttccccctaaaGCTAGGACacagagtccctgcccattttcccaaaaacatctgaaaccctacctcttcaaagagtatcttaaataatcccacagcacccctccacccccaccgCAAAAAAAAAAGAGCCTTTTGTGAACTAAACACTCGCACTTCACTTTTCcacctactagcactgactttgctgatagctacttatTGAGCAacaatgtacttactatgactgtgagatgtgtttgtcccacctagctattttaacatgaatgcactaactgtaagtcgctctggataagagggtctgctaaattactaaaatgtaaatgcaaaagaGTAACTTCTTCCCGCAGACTGGGTTCTATAACATTagtcccatccatcctctctgACTGGGTTCTATAACAATagtcccatccatcctctctgACTGGGTTCTATAACATTagtcccatccatcctctctgACTGGGTTCTATAACAATAGTCCCTTCCATCCTCTCTGACTGGGTTCTATAACATTagtcccatccatcctctctgACTGGGTTCTATAACAATagtcccatccatcctctctgACTGGGTTCTATAACAATagtcccatccctcctctctgacTGGGTTCTATAACAATagtcccatccatcctctctgACTGGGTTCTATAACATTagtcccatccctcctctctgacTGGGTTCTATAACATTagtcccatccatcctctctgACTGGGTTCTATAACAATAGTCCCTTCCATCCTCTCTGACTGGGTTCTATAACATTagtcccatccctcctctctgacTGGGTTCTATAACATTagtcccatccctcctctctgacTGATATATGAACTTGCGCATTTTCTGTTAATTTTGATAGTAGAAAAAATTTGTCAAGTTATTTAAATGCATGTTTTtgtaatgaaaagaaaagaaacataAAACATATATTCAATGATTGCTACATATTTGTTTATATTTCCAGCTCATGGAATCAACAATTATACATGTGCATCTATATTCATACATTTCTTTATTACTTTAAAACATTTTCATTAAATGTGATAACAATGTACATCATATACTATCAATAAGAAAATACTGACAATTTTCAGTACAAATCTATACCTTGATTTATCTGACAAGCAAAAATCATTGCTCATTATCTTtttaaaaaatgaagaaaaaaaaggaCCTGACATAAACCAAATTCCGAAGCCTGTTTAgtgttctctggtctctcccaGGAATAAAGGAATTCACAGTATGGAAAAACCCAGTGTGTCATCATGGTGAGTCACAATCTACACCCCTAGAAGCTGCTTGTACAGAAACAAGCAATTCAACCAAATCACTTTAAAAAAAAGGGACAGAATAGATTAGACAATGAAATTAAACCATTAACACAGTGGATCAGTTATATGTGTACTTAGCAATGAAAAGTAATATACCGAAACACGATTTGAAAATAAATAGTTGTTGTGGTTACGATCCCCATGTCCTGTGTAGTTAAAACAACAATAAATTAACAGATTTAAAAAATCTTTCCATTCAAAATGTCACTCATCATGCCTTGAATGTTCCAGAACTGTTtggaatgagagggagagagagaaagccatcCCAACTCTTCAGCATCCTGTACCACAACAGAGAACAGAGTAGTACTGTACCTCACAGTGTCAAAAGGAGGGTGAGTTGAGTTCACATGATACCCTGCTCTGGGTAGATGGCCTGTCTGACTATGGTGATCCAGTGTTTATGATTCTCATCAGGTATTTCTGCAGGTAAGACCCATTGCAGTCAGACTGAGGAGAGGGTGGTGGTGAGTAAGGCAACTGTTCCCAGTACATGTTGCTTCCCCATCAGAGAGCATTGTAAAAAGCCAAAATCAATAGGAGAAATTATGGACATCAATGCACCATCTGCTCTCAGTAGAGTCTGTTAGCTTCTATTAATGTTTACATGTTGAGTACAGCCTTAGTGTAAATTCCCATTATACTTCATAACAGCTCACTGGCAACTAAACACACAGAATAAAACTACAATCTATTGGAATGACGATGTTCTGCAGTGCAGTACTATCCTGTCTAGTGTTTTGGGGAAGTCTGTTGCCTCTACACTACCGACATTCTAATCACCTTGCTGGTGTTGACCTTCCTGAACAGGTAGGTACAGTCATCAAGTGATGTCATGTGACCAGGAACAAGTGGGAATACACCTGTACTCACCTGATCCAAGTCATAATGCATAGCGCTAGACAAACTCCACCTTACTCAAACACAGAGACTGTGTCggtatgtgtgagagtgtgtgcaaGACAAAATAAATCTAACTTCTATCTGCAGAATAGGTTCTATAACTTTagtcccatccatcctctctgACTGGGTTCTATAACACTagtcccatccatcctctctgACTGGGTTCTATAACATTAGTCCCTTCCATCCTCTCTGACTGGGTTCTATAACATTagtccatcccctcctctctgacTGGGTTCTATAACAATagtcccatccatcctctctgACTGGGTTCTATAACATTagtcccatccatcctctctgACTGGGTTCTATAACAATagtcccatccctcctctctgacTGGGTTCTATAACATTagtcccatccctcctctctgacTGGGTTCTATAACATTAGTCCCATCTCTCCTCTGACTGGGTTCTATAACATTagtcccatccatcctctctgACTGGGTTCTATAACATTAGTCCCTTCCATCCTCTCTGACTGGGTTCTATAACATTAGTCCCTTCCATCCTCTCTGACTGGGTTCTATAACATTAGTCCCTTCCATCCTCTCTGACTGGGTTCTATAACAATagtcccatccatcctctctgACTGGGTTCTATAACAATagtcccatccatcctctctgGGGTCCTTAGTGTCCTAGCTCTAAGTTATGTAACATCTGTGCAGTACTCTCTGTGTCACGGTCCAGCTATTCATCTATACCAGTATCACATTCTGTTGAAGATTGATTCAGGGGTACACCAAAATAAATACAATGAAATAGTGAATAAATACTGTACATGAAGTGAGGACACTCTTCAAATGTGAATGATTCAGGTCACATTCAAGTGAACTCAGAGATGGAAAACAAAGAAAGACACCATCTGTTCTTACATATACGTCCTCTAAataccagacagacagacgagagagagagagagagagaggacatgctGAGATGAGTGAAGCGTCATGGTCTGAGAAATCAGAGAATCACATTTACAGTCACATTCTGTCACACTTAGTACACGAAGTGGGGAAATAGCCCTTGTCATGAGGAAAGAGAAGTGGGGAAATAGCCCTTGTCATGAGGAAAGAGAAGTGGGGAAATAGCCCTTGTCATGAGGAAAGAGaagttcaaccaaaacaaggaagATGGATCTTCTTCACCCAGGCAATGACAGCACACCTGTCAGACGGGGTGTTGGTCCATTATGATGAATTGAGGTACTTATTTTCAACTAAATAAAAATCATACAGTAAATAATTTTAGATTGAAATAAAACAGGAGAGAAAAAAATAGCATTAACATTTTTAAAAgcggcaatctgcagttcaaacaacaaaGCTCACTTCCCCACCACTATTTTGGTAGAAGGCTGAAGGATGGGCTGGAGAAATGAAACCACTCTCAAACTCAtggacagagctatggatacaaggactgaccttccatgatatcaacattatagttctaaccatgttttgaggctatacagtgtttgtttacatttacctAGTCTACAAGcaaaggagtaaaacaagcttatatttgggttctgatggggtacgactgtggaactaagctcatgaggcatctaTAAATTATATTACTCAAGAATcaggagtcactcaccaccttccggagacatttgaaaccccacctctttaaggaatacctgggataggataaagtaatccttctaccccccccaaaaaaaaaaaaatatataaataaaacattgtaaagtggttatcccactggctataaggtgaatgcacctatttgtaagtcgctctggataagagcgtctgctaaatgatgtaaatgtaaatgtaatgtaaatgaatcaataggtatatatatcacacatttaaaaaagtctaaattggatgtagcaactgcagattgtccCTTTAAGAGATGTTGTAAGTTCAGTTGCTTCGCATAATTGCTTCTAGTTTTTTTTCTTGTGCTTATCAACATTAAAAGCTTGGGGAGCAAACACAGGAATAGTGGTTAACCATGTCCGGGTCCATGCAGAGACACGCATATTTGTTGTTTCTCCTCAGACTAAAATCAGAGTATTATTGCAGACCAGTACTCTGTTGGTTACTATGGTAACATGTAGGATAGAAGCCATTACTTTAGTTCCCAAAGCACATGCTGTTATCACCTAGGGGAGTGGTTGTTGTCGTTTGTAAAGTGACAAGGCAAAAGCAGATTGTAAAATATAGTCTCCTCTATCAAACAAACCAGGGTAGAATAGCTAGGGAGAGGTCAGAGcctaaagatatctgcaatcatTCATTCCTTCATTAAAATCAGTCCATTCCTATGGTTCACAAAATTGAAAAAACAACATTGTAGCATCTCATTGCTGCCCTCAAGTGGAAGAACATAGAAACAGTCTCCCCCTCCCGAAATAGAAACAAGTGCTTTTTGTGGTTGTGAATGGGAAGTTGGAGGCCCTTCTCCGAGGCTGAGACACTTTCCCCCTCCACACAAACACCATGGGTAAtcaatgtgtctgtctgtcagacagtATAGGGAGGGCGGGGTCGATACTATGGCACGCATGTGTGGATGTTGGCGTTCTTTGTGTATGCATGAAGGTATGTGCTTCAGTGTGTGTACGACTATGTGTTTGTGTACCGTAAATGTGcaagtgtgacagtgtgtgtgtgtctacagtgtgATGACTGTGCCGTCCTCCTCTAAGCTCCTTCCCTCCAGGCCCCTGTTGGCGCTGCTCAGTGAGTTGGCGCTGTTGCTGGAGGCCAGGGCTCCGTTGGTGGTACGGAGGTCCAGATGGGGAACGTAGCGGGGCAGGGAGGGCACGGCCTCTCCGTCCACCTCTATCACCAGgtcctcatcatcctcatcactctccagctcctctgggtgGAAGTTCTGGATTATGTGTGCCGGAGTCGTCGCCATGGCAGCGCCCGGGGAGGAGTAGCCGTAGAAACTGCCGCCGCTGTCGGACGAGTGCCCCGAGCTCCCGGACGCTGCCCCGCCCCCGCCACTCCGTACGATGTTGTTGCGCTGGTTGGCCGGCTTCACCGTCACGATGAGGTTGTGGCTGTTGGCGATCATCATGTCTGTCACCTGGTCCAGAGATTTGCCTTGCACCTCGATGCCGTTGACCTCCAGAACCTCGTCGTTGACGGCCAGCAGGCCCGTGCTCTCAGCCAGGCCCCCAGGCACCATGCGGGAGATGAAGATCCCAGGCACCTTCTCCAGGCCCTGGGGCGTGACCCGGACGCTGGAGCCGTCGCGGATGTAGAAGCCCAGCGGTTTCTCCTGGCCGTGCTTGTAGAGGCGAACCCGGCGGTGTGTCTCAGGGAGGATATCCACATCGATGATGGAGGAGACAGGCCTGAAGTCCCTGGGCAGGCTGATGATCACAGGGGGCTTCTTCCGGTTGGCATCAGGCCGTAGCAACATGGCCGCTAGGACCGTCTTCTTAGGACGGGTCAGAGAGTCCATACCAAATGAAGAGTAGTCTGCTTCCTCTGGGGGGGTGGAGAGAACAACGCATCAGAAACATATCAATATCACATGATACAGTTGGGATCTACTCTCATACTCCCATACCGTAAATGCTTCCTGATAATTATGGTGGAACTATAAATCATTACTGACAGTCTACTGCAGACTATACTGTAGTTATGGAAACGCGAAGGTGTTGCTCTAAGCCTGAGGCCTAGGGTTCCTTTAGCTTagagcccctccctccctctccggtCTCTCTTTCATGGCAGGGCTTTCGGAATTCCTCAGAGGCTTACTCAAGGCAACTGTGCTGCTGTGAGACATACCTGGACTTTCACCTGAGCATGGCTCAGGGCAGGGACAGGGCTCTAGACTAGACCAAAGGTCTAAGAAGAGAGAGAACCAGGGACAGGGCTCTCTAAAATGGTTAACCACCAGCACACGGATGCTAAACATTAATATCATAACGTTCATTGCCTCCTGGGTCGTGTGCCCCAGTCCCTCCCTttatctatcgctctctctcggtctcttctTTCTCCCACTGGCTATATATGTCCTGGAATTAATGACATGTTCTCGTATCCCAtggtgtgttgtagtgtgtgtatgtatgtatttatgtatgtatgtacacacTGTAGTTCTCAGGTGATATGGATATACTCTTTGCACCTAAGCATCAGCAGTAATTGTCCATGGATAGTCGTGTTGTCGTTATAGACTATGTGGGTGTGTTGGGATCTGGGATAGGGTCCAGGCAGGTTGTAGATAAGGATTCCAGCCCTCAGGTTGACAGGTACCCCTCCCCCCTCAACCAGAAAAACTAAGGTGTAGAGAGGAGTATCCCATCTCAATTCTAATTAAACATAAGTTCATTGCCTCATTGTCAGGACATTAGAACTGTATGACTACAAAATATAGGTTTACATATTCACAAAAACACATACTGATACGTTGGGAGTTAAAATGCATGAACACGCACAATAATCCAAACTCAAAACCTCCCCAAAAGAATGTAAGCATCCAGCTAATCTGCATGATGTTCCCACAGAGTtagcctacagtgccttcagagagtattcacacccccctgaccttttccacattttgtagtgttacaaagtgggattaaaattgatttaatttaatgtaattattttttaaacgatttacacaaaatactctaatatcaaagtggaagaaaaattatattTGTAAAAAATTCATGAAAAAGAAAACTAATATAtcttaagaccctcacaaacctcacaaccttttacagatgcacaattgagagcatcctgtcgggctgtatcaccgcctggtacggcaactgcaccgcccgcaaccgcagggctctccagagggtggtgcagtctgctgaacgcattaccgggggcaaactatccgccctccaagacacctacagcacccgatgtcacaggaaggccaaaaagatcatcaaggacatcaaccactgagccacggcctgttcaccccgctaccatccagaaggcgaggtcagtacaggtgcatcaaagctgggaccgagagtctgaaaaacagcttctatctcaaggccatcagactgttaaatagccatcactaggagGCGTCCACCCGGTTATGTAAcccaccttagaggctgctgccccatagacttgaaatcacttgccactttaataatgtttacatactgctttactcatttcatatgtatatactccattctattctactgtattttagtcaatgccactccgacatttctcatcctaatatttatatatttcttaattccattattttactttcgatttgtgtgtattgttagatactactgcactgctggagctaggaacacaattATAACCCTCCATGGTGAGAGTTAGGGTTGGCTGCACACCAGCATAACCCTCCATGGTGAGAGTTAGGGTTGGCTGTACACCAGCATAACCCTCCATGGTGAGAGTTAGGGTTGGCTGCACACCAGCATAACCCTCCATGGTGAGAGTTATGGTTGGCTGCACACCAGCATAACCCTCCATGGTGAGAGTTAGGGTTGGCTGCACACCAGCATAACCCTCCATGGTGAGAGTTAGGGTTGGCTGCACACCAGCATAACCCTCCATGGTGAGAGTTATGGTTGGCTGCACACCAGCATAACCCTCCATGGTGAGAGTTAGGGATGGCTACACACCAGCATAACCCTCCATGGTGAGAGTTAGGGTTGGCAACACACCAGCATAACCCTCCATGGTGAGAGTTAGGGATGGCTACACACCAGCATAACCCTCCATGGTGagataggaacacaagcatttcgctacacccacaataatatctgctaaatatgtgtatgtgaccaataacatttgatttgataagtattcaaacccctgagtcaatacatcttagaatcacctttggcagcgattacagctgtgagtctttctgggtaagtttccacacctggattgtgcaacatgtgcccattattcttttcaaaattcttcaagctctgtaaaattggttgttgatcattgctagacagccattttcaggttttgctatagattttcaagcagatttaaatcgaaactgtaactcggccacttcttggtaagcaactccagtgtaaatttggccttgtgtttcaggttattgtcctgctgaaaggtgaattcatctcccagtgtctggtggaaagcagactgaaacaggttttcctctaggattttgcttgtgcttagctccattccatatctgaaaaactccttagtccttaaggattacaagcatacccataatatgatgcagccaccactatgcttgaaaatatggagagtgggacTCAGTAATGTGtggtattggatttgccccaaacataacactttgtattcaggacaaaaagttcattgctttgccacattttttgcagttttactttagtgccttgttgcaaacaggatacatgttttggaatatttttattctgtataggcttccttcttttcactatgtcatttaggttagtattgtggagtaactacaatgttgttgatccatccttagtccTCTCCTATAACAGacattaaactgtaactgttttaaagtcaccattggcctcatggtgaaatccttcctctccggcaactgagttaggaaggacgcctgatctttgtagtgacagggtgtattgatacaccatcccaagtgtaattaataatttcaccatgctcaaagggatatttattttattttgacccatctaccaataggtgcccttctttgcaggcattggaaaacctccctggtctttgtggttgaatctaggTTTGAAATTaactgctcgactgaaggaccttacagataattgtgtgtgtgggttatagagatgaggtagtcaatcaaacatcatgttaaacactattattgcaacttatgtgacttgttaagcaaatgtttactcgtgaatttatttaggcttgcaataacaaagcggttgaatacctattgactaaagacatttcagcttttcattttggggtattgtgtgtaggccagtgacaagaaaacaacatttaatccatttgaaattcaggctgtaacaacaaaatgtggaaaaagtcaaggggtgtgaatactgggTGAGCTGGGTGGCAGCCGATTGGTTAAGAGGTTGGGCCAGTAAACGAAAAGTtgttggttcgaatccccgagctgactaggtgaaatctgtcgatgtgcccttgagcaaggcacttaaccctaattgctcctgtaagtcgctctggataagagagtctgctaaatgtctaaaatgtaaaaataaatactttctgaaggccctctGTCTACTCTACACACAGATAGGCATTTCTAAGGACAGGCACACACAGATCTGGCAGACTGGTCCCTACAGTGCAGTCAGGCATACCAGTTCATCTCTCCGTTTCCCCCTCTCCTTTTTCTACTACTCTTTCACTCAGtctcttctcccccccccccctttcccaCATATCAAAGTGCAAGTCTAACAATGAGGTTATAGTGAAGGATGACGTGTACAACAGGAGGCCCCTGAGGGCCACTCATACAGGCTCAGGAAAGACATGCTGTTCTAGAAGTCACAAACAGGCACTCACATCAACAACTACACAACACGCACTTATGCTTAggcttgctcacacacacacacaactgaaaACACACACTGCTCCATCCCTTGACTGTTCGTGTTGATCTCTGACTAATGATCCTCTGTGTGACACATGCCAGTGAAAACCAATACCTCATCTCAGAGCAATGAGCTTCTCAGTCTCGTTAAAGCAGCTAGCAAGGTTTTCAGTCTTATTAAAGCAGCTGGCAAGGCTTTCAGTCTCATTAAAGCAACTAGCAAGGCTTTCAAGAGTAATTCATCTATTTTATACACACACCTGATCAAATAGTTGACCCTTCCTAAATGTTATCCCTTCAACCCGCCACTACTGGTTTCCTATGGTCGATAAAGTAGGCGTAAATAGTCAATACTATGGCGCTAACGCCCCAAGACCCAGACTAATCAtctgactgtcttggtgtgtgtgtcccTTTGGGGGTCACTGTCATAATACCACAGTTCCCTCTGGACTGGGCCACCGGGGTCACCATTACACTCGGTGCCATGACACAGTTTATCCGTTTTTCTCATTAATGTGCAATGGCTGGCTGATAAACTACACACAACGATATAACTCTCACCTGTAGATAGGAGTTCACCTTTATGCTCCTTAAGTACATGACTCAAACGTCAGGAACGTAATTGAGTGAGTGAGCATATGTGAGTTAATAATTAATCAATACAATCAGTGATAACTGTGTAAGAAGTAAACACCAGCATAACCCTCCAGGGTGAGAGTAAGGGTTGGCTACACACCAGCATAACCCTCCATGGTGAGAGTTAGGGTTGGCTACACACCAGCATAACCCTCCATGGTGAGAGTTAGGGTTGGCTACACACCAGCATAACCCTCCATGGTGAGAGTTAGGGTTGGCTACACACCAGCATAACCCTCCATGGTGAGAGTTATGGTTGGCTACACACCAGCATAACCCTCCATGGTGAGAG
Encoded proteins:
- the LOC121546787 gene encoding partitioning defective 6 homolog beta-like, with protein sequence MNKNHRVPTNRTLSAVEVKSKFGAEFRRFSLDRSKPGRFDEFYGLLQHVHRIPNVDLLVGYADVHGDLLPINNDDNYQKAMSVANPLLRLFLQRKEEADYSSFGMDSLTRPKKTVLAAMLLRPDANRKKPPVIISLPRDFRPVSSIIDVDILPETHRRVRLYKHGQEKPLGFYIRDGSSVRVTPQGLEKVPGIFISRMVPGGLAESTGLLAVNDEVLEVNGIEVQGKSLDQVTDMMIANSHNLIVTVKPANQRNNIVRSGGGGAASGSSGHSSDSGGSFYGYSSPGAAMATTPAHIIQNFHPEELESDEDDEDLVIEVDGEAVPSLPRYVPHLDLRTTNGALASSNSANSLSSANRGLEGRSLEEDGTVITL